A window of the Gossypium arboreum isolate Shixiya-1 chromosome 2, ASM2569848v2, whole genome shotgun sequence genome harbors these coding sequences:
- the LOC108466362 gene encoding uncharacterized protein LOC108466362 yields MDDESLYEAWERFKELLHKFPHHVILHFIQLETFYSGLKAHTRLVVDTFANGALLSKSYNEAYEIIERIASNNYQCLTNRVALERQVVGVHEVDALPSLLTQGSYFTNGNTLEPKEAMVEDEPIEKEENQPIVEIPTPKEPKLTKFYEALEQMPNYVKFMKDILSKKRTPSEFETIALTKECSEFLQNKLPLKIKDPRSLLYPVILENLTVVKLYVTLEQTST; encoded by the exons ATGGATGATGAATCCTTATACGAGGCATGGGAAagattcaaggagttacttcaTAAATTCCCTCACCACGTGATTCTACATTTCATCCAATTGGAGACATTTTATAGTGGTCTTAAGGCACACACAAGGTTGGTGGTAGATACTTTTGCAAATGGTGCTCTTTTGTCGAAGTCTTATAAcgaggcttatgagatcatcgagagAATAGCCAGTAACAATTACCAGTGTCTGACAAATCGAGTAGCTTTAGAAAGACAAGTAGTCGGAGTGCATGAAGTAGATGCCCTTCCTTCACTCTTAACTCAG GGTAGTTACTTTACGAATGGTAATACTTTGGAACCCAAGGAAGCTATGGTTGAAGATGAACCTATTGAGAAGGAGGAAAATCAACCAATagttgaaattcctacaccaaaagaGCCAAAACTTACAAAGTTTTATGAG GCCTTAGAACAAATGCCTAACTATGTCAAGTTCATGAAAGATATTCTATCAAAGAAGAGGACACCAAGTGAGTTTGAGACTATAGCCTTAACGAAAGAGTGCAGTGAGTTCTTACAGAACAAGCTGCCTCTAAAAATAAAGGACCCTAGAAGCTTACTATACCCTGTAATATTGGAgaatcttactgtggtaaagctttATGTGACCTTGGAGCAAACATCAACTTGA